Genomic window (Numenius arquata chromosome 20, bNumArq3.hap1.1, whole genome shotgun sequence):
aagggtttTCCTCCTGCCCCGCGGCGCTTTTGAGACGCAGCCCAGAAGTTgtcaaattattttctctctttctcctccgATGTGATGGGAAGTGaccgggctgtgctgggagcaccGAGCCGCACGCGGCGGGGCCAACTGTGACCGCCGTGTGCCAGGGATGTGCCAGGGGAGccggggaggatggggggggctTGGGGCAGCAGCGTTGGGTGCTCACCGTGCTCACCATGCCTGCACCCTCTCTCCTCCGCAGGGACATGGGTGACTTTTGGAGGGCAAATCACAGACGAGGTAAGGATCGGGCCCCGTCCCTCCCCAGTCTTTCCCAAGCCGAGTGGGGAGCCCACGGGGCCGGAGCTCACCGTGCTCCTGAGCGTGCGCTGCCCCGACCgaccctccccgctcccccctcacAGATGGCGGAACAGCTGATGACTTTAGCCTACGACAATGGCATTAATCTCTTCGACACGGCAGAAGTCTACGCCGCCGGCAAGTAGGTACCCCTCTATGGCGGTGACTCAGGGGGGCCTCACCCTGCGCCCCGGCAGCTGATGTCCCCTTGTCTTGTAGGGCCGAGGTGGTGCTGGGGAACATCATCAAGAAGAAAGGGTGGAGGTAAGCCCGACTTCATTCCTGCGTGGCAAATTCCATCACCACGGTGCTGATgggcaggggatgggcagggaacaggcagggcaCACAGGGCTTTGTGGGCGCCATCGCCACtgactctctcctcctccctgcagacGGTCCAGCCTGGTCATCACCACCAAAATCTTCTGGGGAGGAAAGTAGGTAACGCGCCCGCCCCGCGGCAGAGCGGCCGGACCACGCCGGGCTCTCACCCACCTTTCCTTTTCCAGGGCCGAGACGGAGCGGGGTCTGTCCCGAAAGCACATCATAGAAGGTAGGGATGATCTCCGGGCGCTGCCGGCCCCAGTGCCAGGCTGTGCCCACACCGGCTCCTCACTGGCTGGTGGCACGGAGCCCGGTGCCCTGACAGTCCCGTTGCTCTGGCAGGTCTGAAGGCGTCACTGGAGCGGCTGCAGCTGGAGTACGTGGACGTGGTGTTCGCCAACCGGCCCGACCCCAACACGCCGATGGAAGGTGGGTGCCGCGTCGCAGTGCCGCGCTCCTCCCCAACGCCTTTCATCACCGTCACGGTTAGTTTGTGCCAGGCTTTTATTTCAGgggctttttcccttcccaagcAGAAACCGCTTCTCTGCCCGCTCACACCACGGTTAAGCCTCTGCCGCCccccagcccggtgccgggacccccctggggccagggcaggggtgggtTGGTGGCAGAATGCTGCCCCCATCCCGGCAGCAGCCAACTCCGCTCTCTCTAAATCTCTCTTTTATCACCAGGGGACCCATTTAGTTCCTCCAAATCCAGGACTTTCATCGTAGAAGGTACTCCCTGCCCGCCGGCCGCTGCCTGCGTCCCAGCGGCCATTCCTGGGGCAGAACCCCCCACTCCTCTGTGATtccacccctgtgcccccccctgccccaagcaAACCCTGGCGTAGaatgcacaggcagcagcagcacaaccaAAACCGCCGCCCCGGCCCCTTCAGACCATCTTATGGttaaaggggagaaaaacaaagagggtccccagcctccccaggTCCTTGCCATGGGGCACCCTTTGTAGCCATGCTGGGACCACGGCAGGGTCCCCTCCCTCGCTCCCCCCGCTGCCCACCTTTGGCTGCAGGAGCGCCTTGGCTTGGCCCCAGCCCGCATGGCTCAGGGCCGGCTCCCCACAGAGACCCTTCAAACCCCTTGCATGGGGTCTGGGGTTCCCTCCTTCCCGCTCCCGGGTCTCGGCACACGGGCAATGCTTTGGGTCATGGTGCCAAGCACGGAGCCGGTGCTGGTACCCCACAGGGCGTGGGGCCGGTGCCAGGAGCCCCGGCATCACCGGCGGCACATCAGTCGGACGTGGTCCCCGGCACGTCCCAAGCAACTGCTCCCTCGGTCTCCATCCTGCTCCTCTGAAAGCATCCTCCAGACACAGCCCAGCTCCTCAGCATCGGGGGGCAGGATGCTCGCCAGCCGTCGCCAGCacgagcccccccctccccccccccgccggcgcaGCACCCCGCTAACCCCTGCCTGccgctctccccttccctcccggcAGAGACGGTGCGAGCCATGACCCACGTCATCAACCAGGGGATGGCCATGTACTGGGGGACCTCGCGCTGGAGCTCCATGGAGATCATGGTAGGGGCCTGGAGGGCCGGGGGGGCCGCGGCAGAGCAGCCCCGCTGCCGCCGGTGACACTGATTTAATTAGACAGCAGCTGGCGGGAGCCAAGTGCTTGCAGATGCGCTTGAGCCTTAATTATTTTCTGGGGCAGCTCTTGGGGCTCGgctgggggggctcggggagggggtcAGTGGGAGGGTCGGGAGGATGCTGAGGGTCCCGGCTTTTCGGCAGGAGGCATATTCGGTGGCCCGGCAGTTCAACCTGATCCCGCCGATCTGCGAGCAGGCCGAGTACCACATGTTCCAGCGGGAGAAGGTGGAGGTGCAGCTCCCCGAGCTCTTCCACAAGATAGGTATGGAGGCAGAGGGTCCCggtccagcccccccccaaagcaCGGTGCTCCCCAAAGCCCAGCGCTGTTGTGGTGCCCGGGGAGCTGGGGGACAGCAGCATCAGCCCCcgccctgctctgtccccaggtGTCGGAGCCATGACCTGGTCCCCACTGGCCTGTGGCATCGTCTCGGGGAAGTACGACGGGGGGATCCCCCCCTACTCCCGCGCCTCGCTGAAGGTGAGCCCGAAGGGAgctgggccggggggggtgtCACAACGGGACGGGCAGAGCAGGGTTGGGGTCACAAGGTCCTCATGGGAGCAAGAGGTCCAGGAGCCATAACCCGGGGAGTCTGGGGACATGCAAGGTCCCGGTACACCCTGATCCCACCACAATAACCCAGATCCCACTGTgatcccccctcctgcccccccccccctccagggatACCAGTGGCTGAAGGACAAGATCCTGAGCGAGGAGGGCCGGCGGCAGCAGGCGAAGCTGAAGGAGCTGCAGGCCATCGCCGAGCGCCTGGGCTGCACCCTACCCCAGCTCGCCATCGGTAAGGGGCTGGGGggatgcggggcgggggggggggaggagagagggcgGCCGGGCCACGCTcaggctctgctctcccctctccccagcctggTGCCTGCGCAACGAGGGCGTCAGCTCCGTCTTGCTGGGAGCCTCCAACGCCGACCAGCTGATGGAGAACATCGGAGCAATACAGGTCAGTGCTCCCCACCGCGCCGGTACTGGGGGGGGCTTcactggggcgggggggtcagCGAGCAGACCCCGCTCATGGGGTTTAACGGGGCAGCACCTGCCACGGGAGCTCCTGCAATGCCCGGTCCTGCAACGCTCGCTGCCGCACCGCGGTGTCGGAAAAGGAGGTTGCAAACCTggcttgaaagaaaaattatgggTTTTGCTCAATGTAAAGCAGCCGAgacggggctgggagggcagggatgagcccagcctcctctctccccaacTGGGTCATCACGccacggcggggagggggggggccgggagcagggaggtggcagggtGGAGGCGGTGAGTGCGGCACGGCCACATGCCACCGCCGGCCGCGTCCTCCCCCGTGCTCCAGGGTCCCCATCCTGACCCCCAACGGCCTCCCCCGCAGGTCCTTCCCAAGCTGTCGTCTTCCATCGTCCACGAGATCGATAGCATCCTGGGCAACAAACCCTACAGCAAGAAGGACTACCGATCCTAAGCGGGCGCCCGAGCGCGCCGCGCAGCCCTGGCCGCCCGTCCGTTCGCTTGCTTAACGCTTTGTTGGAGCCAAGTGGAGAGTGTGGTTTGCACCGCGAGAGCCGAGAGCCAGCGCCCCCCGCCCGCGCTGCCCCGGACCACCGGACCCCTGCCTCCGGACCCGGCCGTGGGGCGCAGGGACGGCTGCCGGCGGGGAGCGAGCCGCCGCGGGTGCCACCGGCGCGGCGCGGGGACCCGTTGCATGCGTGGCTGCCGCCCCGCTGTGTGGCTGGGGGCACGGGGTGGGCTGCGAGGGGGGGGAGGCGCAAGCGGGTGCTGTACGCCCCCCAGCCCGACAACACGAAGCTGTTCCCCAGCCGGTGCCCCGGCCCCtcgcctctgccctgcctgcggGGGACGGgccagtggggtgggggggcacggtGCCCTGTTGGTGGGGGGGGCTGGGCTCAGGGTGGGGGGGTGAGTGTGAGCATGTGTGCAcgagtgtgtgcatgtgtgagtgtgtgtgcacagacacacatgGATATACATCTGTCCGTACACGTTATACCCCCCCCCCACATGCACACATCTGTAGCGGGTCCATGGGTGGGTGTGATGGTGGAGCTACACCTGCCTTTGGCTGTATTCACGTATAGATGCACCTatatgcgcacacacacacaaatcacatGTGTGTACATACACGTACGCAAATCCCACAtgtgtacatacacatacatCTACAGATCCATCTCTACCCCATCCATCTCTACCCCTATCCCTATAGTTACACCAATCTTTATATAGGTATCAATACCCAttgatatatagatatatgtatggAGCTATAGATACACACATCTATAAAATCtacatatataatatgtatacaTCACACCAATAcagatgtgtgtttgtgtatatagaCACATATATATACCCATATGTATATATCCATATATGTAGATATATAGATATGTACATATCCCTGTAAATACACTGATGTAgctacatatatatttgtattatatatatatgcacacatgaaAATTACAAATAGATACATaaataaatgtgtgtatatacagatagatatgtatatacatatatatgtgccgATATATCTACATCAGTACCTAGCTATATaactatatactatatatataggtgtatatatataactatatatatgtaactatatacctatatatgagtgtgtatatatatatttatatatatatacacacatatatataaacacaggCCTACATATACATGGACGTACATATTTATGATTTAGATACAGCTACAGATATCTGTCTATATCTATGTGTGCTGTCTCTCCCCGTGTGCAAAAACACACTGATCTTTGCCAAGATCTATATATCTCTATggccatatatatatacacatacacacacacgttcCTATACATGCACACATAAAAATTATGAATTTATATGAATCTGTGTACAAAACCGTAGCTCTATGCATAGgcgtgtatatatacatgtgtgtgcttATCCACTACATATGTAGATACAGCTACAGACACAGTCATATCCCTACCATAAACACGTGGCAAGGGGGTATATGTGTGTACACCCACagacatatacatacacacacaccccttagATATGTTGATTTAGCTGTATCTTTACCTACAGACCCTTATCTATATATCTATTTATACATACATGTTTGTATGCATAAACACATATATGctcatatgtatgtataaaattaCAAGCATATCTATATAGATGTCTATCTGTGTATACACAGGTATGTATAGCTATATCTATACACTTTTACCTATTTATATCTACACTTAtgtaaaatatacaaaaatgacaaatacatatatatgtgtctgtggatatatacacacagagatcTATATACCTATATATCCATAGAAAGATATATGTAGACATATAGATAcctacatatgtatgtgtatatatatgcacgtATATAAATTACAAATATCTATTTATGTgtatggactagatgatcttacaggtcccttccaacctcgacaattctctgattctatgtgTGGATACATCTATGTCAATCCATATCTATACATCCATACCTACATAAATATCTATGCCTATCTACCCATCACTGTGCCTATATATACACACCCCCtatatatttacttatatatGTACATAAGCATATGTATACATAGGAACACACACGTATTAGTAACAAATACAttgtgtataaaaatatttagatattttatataCCTGCATAGATATAGCTGTACCTAAATACCTATACCTTTAGCTACATTTATATATCAATACCTATTTATACCTATTTATGCTtagatatatatgcacacacgTATCTAAAAATTACAATTCTATGTGTATCTACacgtgtgtgtatacatatagaGTTATAAACATCTATGTATATCTGTAGAGGCATATACATACATACCTGTGCAGATTAGTtagatatatgtacatatatgtatgtgtatgtgcaaccatataaaaattaagatatagatctacatgtgcacacacacacacacgtttatgtctgtctgtgtgtgcacaagAGCgtgggggagagctggggctggggagggggcagctcgCTGGCCACTGGCCGGTGATGGAccttgcgtgtgtgtgtgtgcacgtgtgtgtgtgtgtgcacgtgtgtgtgtgtgctgtgcacGTGCAGGGGCAGTGACCacagctgggacccccccagcaccaccacaTCACCTCGGCAGGACCCCCGCCCTCTCCCCCCAACAGCCGCTCACCTTCCAGGCTCCCGCTGCCTCCTTCCCAAAGGATTTATTAAAACACAGAGAACAGAACCCAGGACACACGGAGCACGAGGCGAATGCAGGGGCGTTTGCTCACAGCTGCCGGCAGCCTCCGGCCAGAGGCCGCCACCGCGGCACGGGCGGTGTCACCGCGCTCCCAGGTGTCCCCGTCCCGGCTCCCAtcgtcccctccctcccacccgtGTCATCTCCACCAGCGCACCCCAAGCCTGGCACACCGGGAGCCCCAGCCTTGCCACGGCCACGCTGCCGGGACAGTGCCGGGGCTCGGCACGGCCGCGCTGGCACACACCGGGGCTCCGGCAGCGGGGCTGGCACAGGCATGCACTTGCTCAAACACCACGAGGACGTAGAAATGGACCTTACGGGGAAGCTCGGGAGCGGGATGGCCCCGGCCGGGAAGCAGGACACCCGCCGGCGTCCCCTCACACCCCACACGTGCCAATAAAACCAGACACAAACACCGCGACGACCTCCCTCCTCCGCTCTGCCCACCTCGCCCAGACAAAACTCTTCAAGTCTTCAATAAGAAAGTGCAAAAAAATGTACACGGAAATGAACCCCCCTGTCCCAGGTGCTCCGGCGACGGCGGGGGGTGGCATCAGTCGAAGCACACTTGAAGCGGGAGCGGGAGAACCCGGCAGCGCCGGCGGCGGCTCGGTCTTCCCCGCAGGCACCGCCACCACgctccccctgcccttcctccGGCGACGGGGCAGCCGGGGAgcggcccccgggggctgctgcaaggagaggggagagctgcCCGTCAGCTGGGCTCCGGACCCCCCCACGGTGAAGGAGGGGTGCGCACTAAGCCCCCCGGGggcagccagccccagggctcgGGGAGGGAGCGCCTACTCCCATCTCCGCTGCCGGCACCCACTGGAGCCAGTGTCTGCACCCAGAGAGTGGCACTCGGGGGGCAGCCCAGAGCAGAGCACTCCTACAGCCCCCCCTTGGTCCCCCACATATCTGCACACTTGTTCCCACCAGGCCCCCGTGCATGGAACACGAGCACAGCCTTACCTCGGCTGGAAACGGGAGCTGCAGAGGAAAATCACGGGAACAGCTAAATATCTGTGATGAGAGAAACACCCTGCTTGCCCGCCGTCCTTTGGTGATGCTCCCAGCCCCCTCAAATCTGCCCCCCGAGTTTCTCCGCCCGGGAGTGTCCGCTCCACACCCCAACCTACCGGTCACATAGGGTCCCAGAGGCATCTGACTGTAGTTGACAATCCCACCCGGCCCAGGACCTCGGAAATTTGGCCCGAAGTTGTTGTTGTAGATCTGGGAGGAGCCGAAGGAGCCCTAGCGGGGGGGTATAAAGAGGGAGAAGAGCAGCTGACCTGCAGCCCTggccccaccatcaccacccccgGCGAGGGGCTCCATCCCCGCTGACCTGCTGGACGGCGGGGTCCCCCCCGCGGGTGGCCAGGCGGCTGAGGATGCTCCGCTCGGACATCTGCAGCCGGGCGGCCACAGGCGGGATGCGGGAGAGCATGGAGGGCAGGCGCGTCACGTCGGCCTTCATGTCGCTCAGCAGCTCCTCGAGCTGGTTCAGCACTGCGAGCAGAGCAAGGCGGCGCTCAGGACGGCGGGGGACACACGCTGGACCCCCAACATCCCAGCCACAGGGACTGGCAAGCTCCAGGAGCTGATGGCAAAGAGCACTGTGGACCCCTGCCACCACCCGTGTGCCACTTCCCGGTGCCCTTGCGGCAAAGCCAGCTGGGGAGCAGACGGCCCCCGGCCAAGAGAACGTGAGACAGGGACAACCTCCCAGCTGGATTTCCCCTGGGCCAGGGTGACAAACTCTTCCCAGCCCCCTGGGGCAGCCTCCCCCAACCCTCTGCCCACACGCACCCTTGTGCAGGACGGCGTTGGCGGGCTTGTTGCCGGCCAGTGACTCTTTGGAGAGGTGCTGGTGGCTCTCGGCAAGGCACTCCACTTCAGCCAGACGGGCGTTCAATGCCATGGCCGGGTGACTGGGGTCCTGTGTCATGTTCAGGTACGCAGCCCTCCGCAGCTGCTCCTCAATCACCAgtgcctgctccagcagctgggaGGTACGGGAAGGGAAGGATTCAGGACCAGAACCCCCACCAGTGTAAACCAGTAACACACCGCAGGCTCCAGCTGCCCACACGGATCACCCCGGCACAGCCTCTGCCCCGCTGTGCTCCCCACTGGCCTCGCTCCCAAAAACTCCCAGGAGAACAGGCTTAGCCCTTGCGTTTTCTTATCCTGCTCAAACACCTAGCATCCCAGAAAGGGATCCGGGCAGCATTTCCACAGCATCACACACGTCAGGAACGGGGCAGAGCACCCAGCCAAGCCCGACCACAGAGAGGAGCCCCATCCCGTGCACCAGAGCCTGCGAGCTCCCCAGGACCAAgtccctgctctcctctggtGACCACGAGCCCCTCACAAAGCCCATGACCTCTCCTTGCTGCACTCCCAGAAGGTGCTGGCGGGCTCCCCCCGGCTTTGGGGTGCCGCTCTGGTCCCACCCCGCCGGTAAGGACTCACCAGCCCTTGGACCTGCAACTCGCCTTGAACCGCCGGGCGAGGAACTTGTTCTTCATCTCGAGGTAGTTCCCCTTGTGTATCTCCGACTTGAAGGGCTCGTTCAGGATCACGTAGCGCGGGTCGTTCTGGATGTCCTGCCAGCGGGCGTAGCCGTGACTGGGGCGGAGGGAGCGTCAAGGGAAGCACCGGCCAGTCGACGGCGTGCCCGTTGCCCCATAGTGACACCATGTCACCAAACCCCCTCCCCGCTCATCACCGCACCGCCACCCCCAGCTCCCGCACCCCACAGAGGCCTCCCTCCTTCCCGGccacccagcagcaggagggacgcTCCCACCAAGTCAAAGGGTACGTGACAATTCCTGCCAACAGCCAGTAGTCGTGTCGGCGGTGCCAGATGTCGTAGATCTTGCCGGAGGAGATGGCAGCCCTCTCCTCGTTCTGCCACAGCGTGTGCAGCTCTGTGGAAGCAGAATGGAGACAGCCCGGTCAGGCCGTGGGGCTGCCGGGGACAGGGCAcagtgcagcaggcagggcaaGCGATGACCATTCCCAGGTAGCCACGGGCACAGGCCGGAACCCAGACACCTCGCTGCTTTTTAAATGGTTCACATGTCCTGCACAGGCTCAGAGCTGCTGCGCAGAAGCTCTGCAGGAGCAGCCGATGCCTCCTCTCTTGCTCTTACCTGTAAAGCCACCGTCAGCAATGTTGAACATGAATCGGAAGTTCACGTTTCTGTCATCCTTCTTCCCATCCTCCTCGTCCTCTTTGTCACCATTTTGCTGAGCCTCGCTGTGCTCCTTCTCCTCCGCCTTGGCCTCCTCTGCTCGGCAAACACAAGAAATTGCTCCTGCCTAACCCTACTCTGCCAAAAGCCTGAGGGGTGTCCTCACTGTGCGCACCCTCCCTCACCTCTGCGCCAGCCCCTGCCTTGCTCTGGAGACCCCTCACACCACTTTTCACCCAAAGCCTCCTTCCATCTCACCTGGTTTGATGTCTTTGTCCTCCTCTTTCCCCGGGCTGCTGTTCAGCTCCGGCTTCTCCAAAGGCTTCTCCTTCTCCTGAATCCCCTCATCTGCAGAAGGGAACGGGGCATGAGAACAATTCAACGTGCAAAAGGCTCTTCAGGGAACAACTTACTGCCTGGAGAGACTTCTGCTTTTAAAGTGATTATATTGTTTGTATATTCAAGGCCTTCAAGAAACTTCAAACAGAATATTCTTCTGCATTTCATCAAGAAAACTTACTCAGTTTTCCCTCTTCTGTGAGATATCTGAGGGAACGTATTGCTAGGAACAGAAAATGCCCCCCAAAATGAGCATTTCTCCTTATTTACAACCTGGAATTGTTTTTCCAGGAATTGCTACAGGACCTTGTGACATTCAGGTTTCCCACTGGGATTTGGAGAAGACCCAAGCAAGGTGCAAGAGCAGAAGCCTCCCAGCAGAGGGAAAGCccctcagcagcaccagcacctctGAGGCTGGCGGGGTGCACACAACTTCAGCTGCAGAACTTCTCCAGCACGAATGGATGTCCCTGCTGGGTGCCACAGCCCCACAGAAGTCCCCAATGTGGCTCAGAGAGGAGCCCACGCGTGGGGATCAAGTTCACCCGAGCCACAGAGACTCACCTTTCACCAGGGGCTCGGGAGAAGGCTCAGCCTTTTCactctcctcctgcttctcttcccTCGGTTTCTCTTTGCCGTTGCAACTTTCTGGGTGCTCTTCGCCTTCCACCCTCTCGGCACTCGCAGGCACCTTAACGTGAAGCACCCCCATGGCatcagcacagccctgcccctTCCTCAGGGAGCTCTCCGAGACTCTGGGCAGCCCATGAGAAGGTCTCCTGGAGGAGATGCTGAGAGAAGCCGCCCTACCTGGCTGTCAGACACCTTCCTGGACTTCTGCTCCACCTGGTCCTTCTCCTCTGGGAACCCAAGCTGTGTTTCTATTTTGTCTGTGGCAATAGCAAAGCACGGAGGCTAATGACAGGAGTCCCAAAGGACCACGAACACTGCCAGGGCAGGCAGACATCTGCAGGACCTTCTGGTGTCCTGTCCCACCTCCCTTCCCAAGCCAGACCCAAGCCACAAGCCCCTGTAAGCCTATAGGCAACGTACCTGCAAGGGCCACAGGTCCCATTTGCACgtgtgctgggctggctgggacaggGGTGTTGGGATCAGAAGACATGATCTCGCTGGACTTTTTGCTCTCCAGGCCCTCGAGAATCAGATCCGGGGTGCTGTACTTCCCGTTGACGTGCTCAAACTCCTGGACCTGGGGCAGACGCACACCATCAAGTCAAAAACAGCAGAGACATTTCCCACCCGGTCAAAAACAGGTCTGTGCTCAGCCTAGGATTCAGCAGGGGATCCCTGGC
Coding sequences:
- the KCNAB2 gene encoding voltage-gated potassium channel subunit beta-2 isoform X3 is translated as MQVSFVCSEHSIKSRSAEDRLNRQNAGSPSLGTRGKFRAVAMVARSLGQLSVQNAPSSSESSGKQPGMKYRNLGKSGLRVSCLGLGTWVTFGGQITDEMAEQLMTLAYDNGINLFDTAEVYAAGKAEVVLGNIIKKKGWRRSSLVITTKIFWGGKAETERGLSRKHIIEETVRAMTHVINQGMAMYWGTSRWSSMEIMEAYSVARQFNLIPPICEQAEYHMFQREKVEVQLPELFHKIGVGAMTWSPLACGIVSGKYDGGIPPYSRASLKGYQWLKDKILSEEGRRQQAKLKELQAIAERLGCTLPQLAIAWCLRNEGVSSVLLGASNADQLMENIGAIQVLPKLSSSIVHEIDSILGNKPYSKKDYRS
- the KCNAB2 gene encoding voltage-gated potassium channel subunit beta-2 isoform X6, which codes for MHGLSLADGTARTTGMKYRNLGKSGLRVSCLGLGTWVTFGGQITDEMAEQLMTLAYDNGINLFDTAEVYAAGKAEVVLGNIIKKKGWRRSSLVITTKIFWGGKAETERGLSRKHIIEGLKASLERLQLEYVDVVFANRPDPNTPMEETVRAMTHVINQGMAMYWGTSRWSSMEIMEAYSVARQFNLIPPICEQAEYHMFQREKVEVQLPELFHKIGVGAMTWSPLACGIVSGKYDGGIPPYSRASLKGYQWLKDKILSEEGRRQQAKLKELQAIAERLGCTLPQLAIAWCLRNEGVSSVLLGASNADQLMENIGAIQVLPKLSSSIVHEIDSILGNKPYSKKDYRS
- the KCNAB2 gene encoding voltage-gated potassium channel subunit beta-2 isoform X1; amino-acid sequence: MLSMTYSESLRSVASRHPPEWGLPPAPRPADGLELRRLRDVRAAARAKTLEEFLRMHGLSLADGTARTTGMKYRNLGKSGLRVSCLGLGTWVTFGGQITDEMAEQLMTLAYDNGINLFDTAEVYAAGKAEVVLGNIIKKKGWRRSSLVITTKIFWGGKAETERGLSRKHIIEGLKASLERLQLEYVDVVFANRPDPNTPMEGDPFSSSKSRTFIVEETVRAMTHVINQGMAMYWGTSRWSSMEIMEAYSVARQFNLIPPICEQAEYHMFQREKVEVQLPELFHKIGVGAMTWSPLACGIVSGKYDGGIPPYSRASLKGYQWLKDKILSEEGRRQQAKLKELQAIAERLGCTLPQLAIAWCLRNEGVSSVLLGASNADQLMENIGAIQVLPKLSSSIVHEIDSILGNKPYSKKDYRS
- the KCNAB2 gene encoding voltage-gated potassium channel subunit beta-2 isoform X2 yields the protein MQVSFVCSEHSIKSRSAEDRLNRQNAGSPSLGTRGKFRAVAMVARSLGQLSVQNAPSSSESSGKQPGMKYRNLGKSGLRVSCLGLGTWVTFGGQITDEMAEQLMTLAYDNGINLFDTAEVYAAGKAEVVLGNIIKKKGWRRSSLVITTKIFWGGKAETERGLSRKHIIEGLKASLERLQLEYVDVVFANRPDPNTPMEETVRAMTHVINQGMAMYWGTSRWSSMEIMEAYSVARQFNLIPPICEQAEYHMFQREKVEVQLPELFHKIGVGAMTWSPLACGIVSGKYDGGIPPYSRASLKGYQWLKDKILSEEGRRQQAKLKELQAIAERLGCTLPQLAIAWCLRNEGVSSVLLGASNADQLMENIGAIQVLPKLSSSIVHEIDSILGNKPYSKKDYRS
- the KCNAB2 gene encoding voltage-gated potassium channel subunit beta-2 isoform X5 produces the protein MYPESTTDSPARLSLRQTGSPGMIYRNLGKSGLRVSCLGLGTWVTFGGQITDEMAEQLMTLAYDNGINLFDTAEVYAAGKAEVVLGNIIKKKGWRRSSLVITTKIFWGGKAETERGLSRKHIIEGLKASLERLQLEYVDVVFANRPDPNTPMEETVRAMTHVINQGMAMYWGTSRWSSMEIMEAYSVARQFNLIPPICEQAEYHMFQREKVEVQLPELFHKIGVGAMTWSPLACGIVSGKYDGGIPPYSRASLKGYQWLKDKILSEEGRRQQAKLKELQAIAERLGCTLPQLAIAWCLRNEGVSSVLLGASNADQLMENIGAIQVLPKLSSSIVHEIDSILGNKPYSKKDYRS
- the KCNAB2 gene encoding voltage-gated potassium channel subunit beta-2 isoform X4 — its product is MYPESTTDSPARLSLRQTGSPGMIYSARYGSPKRQLQFYRNLGKSGLRVSCLGLGTWVTFGGQITDEMAEQLMTLAYDNGINLFDTAEVYAAGKAEVVLGNIIKKKGWRRSSLVITTKIFWGGKAETERGLSRKHIIEGLKASLERLQLEYVDVVFANRPDPNTPMEETVRAMTHVINQGMAMYWGTSRWSSMEIMEAYSVARQFNLIPPICEQAEYHMFQREKVEVQLPELFHKIGVGAMTWSPLACGIVSGKYDGGIPPYSRASLKGYQWLKDKILSEEGRRQQAKLKELQAIAERLGCTLPQLAIAWCLRNEGVSSVLLGASNADQLMENIGAIQVLPKLSSSIVHEIDSILGNKPYSKKDYRS